From Paenibacillus sp.:
CGATGGCGGCCCGCTTCGTAGACATCTTCGCGGATATTCTCGACAAGGCGGGGCCGGATGCCGTCGCGGACGGATGGGGGATCGCTTTCCCCGGACCGTTCGATTATGAAGAAGGCGTCAGCCGCATCCGAGGCTTGGGCAAGTTCGACTCGCTGTACGGCTTGCCCGTAGGCAGGCTTCTTCTAGAAGCGCTGCGCTCGGACGGGCGAACGAGCGGGCGGCTTACGCCGCGCTTTCGCATCGCCTTCGAGAACGACGCGGCGTTGTTCGGCTTGGGCGAGACAGGCCCCGGCGGCGCGGCGGAAGGCGCGGAACGCGCCGTCTGCTTGACGATCGGAACGGGGCTGGGCTCTTGTTTTCTGGAGCGCGGACGACTCGTAAAGCGGCGCGATGACGTTCCTGCCGAAGGTTGGCTGTATACCGTACCTTACCAGGACGGGATCGCGGACGATTATATTTCCCGCAGAGGCATCCTGCAGCTGGCCGCTGGGCTCGGTCGGAATGCGGAGCATCTGGACGTTCGCGAGCTGGCGAGCCTGGCGGACGCGGGCGATCGGGAGGCGCTGCGGCTGTTCGAACGATTCGGGCGGCGGATGGCGGACGTCCTTCTTCCTTCGCTGCTTCGCTTCCAGCCCGAACGCATCGTGCTCGGCGGCCAAATCTCCAAGAGCGCGCATCTGTTCGTGCCCGCTTTCCGGGAGGCGGCGGAGCCTGCCGGTTTGCACGCCGAAATTCGGCTCAGCCGCGACTCGTTGTCCAGCACGCTTCTTGGCGTGTACGGGCTTATCCGAACGGCCGTCCAATAACGAAAAAAACCGATACAAATCGCAAAAATGTAGCCTACCGATCGATTCTCCCTGACGCTATACTGATCGAAAGTATAGAAGTGAATATCTCACATTAGGGGAGAAGAGTTCATGCAAATCGGCAATAAAAAGTGGAAAATTTATGTGATTCACCACTCTCACACCGATATCGGTTATACGGAAAGACAAGAAAAAATCGAGCAATATCACGTGGACTTTATTAGGCAAGCCGTAGCGATCTGCGAAGCCGCGCGGACGGAAGAGCGACCGGAGTGGAAGGGCTTCAAGTGGACCTGCGAAACGTTCTGGGCCGTCGAGAAATTTCTGGAGGAAGCGGCGGACGAAGAAAAGGAACGGTTCGTCGACGCCCTGCGCAGAGGAGATATCGAGCTGTCGGGCACGTACTTGAACATGACGGAGCTGATCCAGTACGAACTTCTCGCCGAGATGCTCGCTAGAGCCGGGAAATTTGCAGCGCCTTACGGCCTTAACGTCAGATCGGCGATGACTGCGGACATTAACGGTTATAGCTGGGGATACGCAGAGGCGTTGGCCGATGCCGGGATCGAGCACTTGCTGAGCTGCATCCATACCCATCACGGCATGTTCGCCATCGGGCGCAAACAATTCCCGTTCTACTGGGAGACGCCGGGCGGCAAGCGTCTGCTCGTATGGAGCGGCGAACATTATATGATGGGCAACGACTTAGGCCTCAATCCCGACGGCACGTTGTCCTACTCCGTCCGGGACGAAACGCCGGTCTGGGGCATCGCCGAAGACCATTGGACACTCGCCGAAACAAGAATCGCGCGTTATCTGAATCAACTGGACAAAGAAGGCTATCCGTACGATTTCGTCCTGGTTAACGTCATGGGGCTGCTCCGGGACAACGCCGCGCCCAACGGACGCATTATGAGCTTCATTCACGAATGGAACGCGAAACATGGAGACCGGGTAGAGCTCGAGATGACCACGCTGAACCGATATTTCGATCTCGTCAAGCAGCAGGACGTAGAAATCCCGGTGTACAAAGGCGACTGGCCCGATTGGTGGTCCGACGGCGTGGCCTCCACGGCGATGCATACGCAAATTTTCCGCAACGCGCAGCGCACGCTGTCCGTCGTCAAGAGGCTCGATCCGGATCGCAAGAGCGTCCTGGCGAACGAGCTGAAAGAAGCCGAGCAGCAGTTAATCATGTATGCCGAGCACACCTGGGGATATCACTCCTCGATCTCCGAGCCGTGGCACCCGCTGGTGCAGGAATTGGCGGTCCGCAAAGAGGCATACGCCGCCAATGCAAGCCGCTTGGTTCACCGATCGCTGGACAAAGTGCTGCGGAACCAGGGGGACGTGCTGCTGCGAGCGAATCGGGCGTTTACATACGATGTAATCAATTCGTTCGACTATCCTGTGGAAGATTTGGCCTTCTTCTATTTGGAAGAACAGTGGGAAGCGGATTACTTCCGGAACGGTCTAGAGGTCGTAGATGAGGCAACCGGGGAGGTCGTGCCCCACCAGCAGGAGAAAGTGAGCAGAGGTTATCAGATCGCCATCATGGCAAAGCTGGACGCGCGGGAACAGCGGCGGTACGCAATTCGCAGCGCCGCGGCTCCCGCCTCGGGACGCACCACCAGCAGCACGCGCCTGGTCGGCGCCGACCGCATCCATGACATCCGAGATCTGCTCCCGCTGGCGCAGAACTCGGACCGGATCGCGATCACGGAAAACAGCATCGAGTCCGCCGATGTGCGAATCGCTTGGCAGCGCGGGGCGGGGATTGTCTCGTGGGTCGATAAGCGGACGGGCAAGGAATGGATCGATGGCGATCAGGGCTGCGGAGCTTTTACGCCGGTCTACGAAGTGACCGAGGGCGAACGCGGCGACCAGATGACCGTCAGAAGAATCATGGGCAGAAACCGCAAAGGGATGAACGTCCAGCGCTTCTTCGGCCGACTCCGCGGCGTCAAAACGATTACGAACGGCACTTTGTATGCTATTGTAGAGCTTACGTATCAAGTGGAGGGAATGAGCCATTACTCGCTCTTCTTGAAGGTATACAAAGATCAGCCGCGAGTCGACGTATCCGTCCGAATGCACAAGGCAAGCGTCTGGGAGCCCGAGAACGTGTACGTATCGTTGCCGTTCCTCCGGGAGGACAACGGCGAGCTGTGGTTCGAGAAGTCAGGGGCTGCGATCCGACCGGGAATCGATCAAATTCCGGGCACCTTGACCGACTTCTACTGCATTCAGGAAGGGCTGGCTCTGGTTGCGCCGACCGGCGGATTGGCTCTCGCCACGCCGGACACCCCGCTGATGCAAACCGGACCGTTGGAATTCGGCGAGAGGAAAGTCCAAGGCCAGGTTCCGCAGGAAGAACGCAAAACGTTGTACGCTTGGGTGCTGACCAACTATTGGGAGACGAATTTCAAGGCGACGTTAGGCGGTTTCTACGAATTCCGCTATACCCTTCAATGGGGAGAGCGATTTAGTACGGTAGAGCAGGCCGTTCGCGCCAATCACAGCGTAAACGCGGGAACGGTAGCATTTAGAAGCGTATAGTTCGACAAGCATAAGAAGGGCGCTATCTCTCTGCAGAGAAGCCCTTTTTGTGCTTACACGAGCAGAAAGGAGCGATTCGATGCAACGCATTCTCATCGTCGACGACGAACGAATTGAACGGGAAGGCATTCGCAATCTGATCCGCACGTTGAAGCTGGAGCTGGAACCGATCCTGGCCAAGAACGGAGAGGCCGCGCTCGAGATCGTGCGAAACGAGCCGGTGGATATCGTCATCACGGATATTAAGATGCCGTTCATGGACGGGCTGGAATTAGCGGAAAAAATTCGGGAGGAAAAACCGGACATCGAGCTTATTATCTACAGCGCATTCAACGAATTCGAGTACGCAAGAAGAGCGATGCGCACCAATGTCTCGAATTATTTGCTGAAGCCGATCCAGGTGCCTGAATTTCTAGCGGCGGTTCACCGGGCGATGGATGCTTGCCTGGAGAAAGAGGCCGATAAAATCCGCGAGCGCGAGCTGCTAGAAGGTTACCGGCGGGGCATGGCCTACGAGCGGGAAAAAATGCTGCTGGACGCGCTCAACGGGACCAAGCCGATCAAGCCGGCCGCGTTCTTTCAGCCGAATGGCGGCGCCCCGGAACGGGAGTCGATCCATCTCATACTAGTGGAGTGTCTGCGCCCGTTTTTCGATATGCACAACGACGATTTCTTCTCGATGCTCGGCGAACGCATCAGCTTCTCGTTCGATTATTTGAACGTGAACGAAAATCAAAGCCTCCTGTTCGTCCGCAGCCCCGTTCCGCTGCCTAAGGAGACTCTCCGATCGTTGGCCGAGTCCATCTCCTCCAGTGCCGCGGAACGTTACGAACAGCCGGTGAGATTGATCGTCGGCGCCGCAGCCGATGGATGGGAAGGCGTGCATGACGCCTATTGCGGCATCGAGCGCATGCTGGAATTTACATTCTTTATGAATGACGACGCCATTCTGTTCGCCGGAGAGCAGATCGCGGAGGCGTCCGTCGACGGGGTCGAATTGCAATCGATCGCGGATAAAATTTACCAATGCCTGGACTACGGCGACACGCGAGGCGCGAAGTACGGGGTCGAGCTGTTGTTTTCCTATTTGAAGTCCAAAGGCCATTTCTCCTCGCTGTACACCAAGTTTCTATGCTCGGAAATCATGACGAAAGCGCTCGGCAAGGATCATAAGAACAGCATAAGCGTCATTAACGATTACTTGGACAAGATTACCCGAACGCCTTCCCTGCACGATTTGAAAGATTTGATGTTCGACATTTTCGATCTCTACGAATCCAGCGCCGAAACGAAGGGCAAGGGCGAATCCACGAATAAAATCATAGAGGGAATCAAGCGAATGGTCGAGGAACATTACGATCAGGATTTATCCCTCGAAGGAATTGCGGAGCAGGTGTATTTAACGCCCAGCTATTTGAGCTACCTCTTCAAGAAGGAAACCGGTCAAAGTCTGA
This genomic window contains:
- a CDS encoding ROK family protein yields the protein MTTSWIVAFDVGGTEIKAAAIADGRIAAATVGHYATRADLPAGPMAARFVDIFADILDKAGPDAVADGWGIAFPGPFDYEEGVSRIRGLGKFDSLYGLPVGRLLLEALRSDGRTSGRLTPRFRIAFENDAALFGLGETGPGGAAEGAERAVCLTIGTGLGSCFLERGRLVKRRDDVPAEGWLYTVPYQDGIADDYISRRGILQLAAGLGRNAEHLDVRELASLADAGDREALRLFERFGRRMADVLLPSLLRFQPERIVLGGQISKSAHLFVPAFREAAEPAGLHAEIRLSRDSLSSTLLGVYGLIRTAVQ
- a CDS encoding glycoside hydrolase; protein product: MQIGNKKWKIYVIHHSHTDIGYTERQEKIEQYHVDFIRQAVAICEAARTEERPEWKGFKWTCETFWAVEKFLEEAADEEKERFVDALRRGDIELSGTYLNMTELIQYELLAEMLARAGKFAAPYGLNVRSAMTADINGYSWGYAEALADAGIEHLLSCIHTHHGMFAIGRKQFPFYWETPGGKRLLVWSGEHYMMGNDLGLNPDGTLSYSVRDETPVWGIAEDHWTLAETRIARYLNQLDKEGYPYDFVLVNVMGLLRDNAAPNGRIMSFIHEWNAKHGDRVELEMTTLNRYFDLVKQQDVEIPVYKGDWPDWWSDGVASTAMHTQIFRNAQRTLSVVKRLDPDRKSVLANELKEAEQQLIMYAEHTWGYHSSISEPWHPLVQELAVRKEAYAANASRLVHRSLDKVLRNQGDVLLRANRAFTYDVINSFDYPVEDLAFFYLEEQWEADYFRNGLEVVDEATGEVVPHQQEKVSRGYQIAIMAKLDAREQRRYAIRSAAAPASGRTTSSTRLVGADRIHDIRDLLPLAQNSDRIAITENSIESADVRIAWQRGAGIVSWVDKRTGKEWIDGDQGCGAFTPVYEVTEGERGDQMTVRRIMGRNRKGMNVQRFFGRLRGVKTITNGTLYAIVELTYQVEGMSHYSLFLKVYKDQPRVDVSVRMHKASVWEPENVYVSLPFLREDNGELWFEKSGAAIRPGIDQIPGTLTDFYCIQEGLALVAPTGGLALATPDTPLMQTGPLEFGERKVQGQVPQEERKTLYAWVLTNYWETNFKATLGGFYEFRYTLQWGERFSTVEQAVRANHSVNAGTVAFRSV
- a CDS encoding response regulator, encoding MQRILIVDDERIEREGIRNLIRTLKLELEPILAKNGEAALEIVRNEPVDIVITDIKMPFMDGLELAEKIREEKPDIELIIYSAFNEFEYARRAMRTNVSNYLLKPIQVPEFLAAVHRAMDACLEKEADKIRERELLEGYRRGMAYEREKMLLDALNGTKPIKPAAFFQPNGGAPERESIHLILVECLRPFFDMHNDDFFSMLGERISFSFDYLNVNENQSLLFVRSPVPLPKETLRSLAESISSSAAERYEQPVRLIVGAAADGWEGVHDAYCGIERMLEFTFFMNDDAILFAGEQIAEASVDGVELQSIADKIYQCLDYGDTRGAKYGVELLFSYLKSKGHFSSLYTKFLCSEIMTKALGKDHKNSISVINDYLDKITRTPSLHDLKDLMFDIFDLYESSAETKGKGESTNKIIEGIKRMVEEHYDQDLSLEGIAEQVYLTPSYLSYLFKKETGQSLIRYITQVRMDKAVALLRDTNMKIVDICKQLGYRNSNYFIQAFRQHYGVTPAKFREKTP